The genomic window TCCGATCTTACCCAGGACAGCAGCGCCCGTGCCTTTTCCCGAGTTGTCAACTCTTTGAAGTTGGGACAGCTCTCAAGGAACATGCGACTGTAGCGATCCAGAGCATTTTGTATCTTTTTGTTTGCATTTATCATGGCGTCAGTCCTACACTCAAAATTCCACATTGCTTCACCTGGGCAGGGGAATATGGTGTGGTACCTACATCATCGATATCGCCCTCTTGGTCATGCAAGACGAACATATCGAAGCCGGCCAGGGCTCTCTCCAGCGGTCGCGGGCCAGAGTATGGCTGCTGAAACTTGGACCATTCTTTGACGGCCATGCTCCGATGGATGCTGCCCAACGCCGCGTTTGCGTGGTACCTCCTGGCCAGTACATCCTCTACAGACTCATCGACGTGGCATTGCTCCAGGAGTAGATCCTTAGCATCATAGCCCAGCAAACAAATCTTTTCAAACTTTTGCAGGCGGCCAACTTTTGACTCCAGGATGCCGTCCAGGAGGTGTAACACTCTTTCGTTCTGTCTTCGCCGAAGGATCCATAGCTTCTTCCAATCAACCTCCTTAACCTTTAATTTGAGTTTCCCCTTGAAGTCATGCTGCGCATCCCAGTATTTGAAACATAGGCAGCAATGAGATCTCCAAAGAAGTTCTTCATTCGCCAGGCGTTGAAGTCGCCTAGAAAGGTATTGAAAACAACGTAAGTTATCCTCCGGTGGAACGTACTGCAAGATGTGAGAAACAATCTCGTCTGGTATTGTCCCAAGCATTTTATAGGCGTAACACAGACACACTTTCGTCGAAGCTGGAAAGATTGACCAGGGTCTGCGAGGGTGCTGCAGGTTTCAGTCGCTGACTTATTGAATCCAAATAACCAGGGCTAGAAAAAATTGCAGTTCGGCAAATGTAAATTAATTAGGTACACAAGACAAACGAGCCTGGGACTCGAAATCGATGACAAAATAGTTAGAGCGAAAGGTATGGATTGAAGCGACTGAGTTGAGGTACCTGCGTACCTTTTTACAAGACCCCGGCAAACGAACAAAGTGGAACCCTGCAACCCAGGGAGGTATCTATCAGATGCCTCAGAAGTAGCCGGTACCCTCTCCAACCCGGTTGGCTTTACGTCATATCAAGTATCGTGTACCTAGGAGGGGTCGAGGCGGTCAAAAGCTGCAATTCTGAGCTTGCGCGACCCACGACGAGTTGATACCGCGGGGTACCTGAGCTGAGAACATAGCAGATACCACGCCTAAATTACTTGTTCCAGTTTCTTATAGGGACGGAAGTCTACAGTGTTGCAATTCTTCCCACCCAGCTCCCAGTCACAGGTCAATCACAACCATAACTGCCGAGCGGGCGCGAAATCCCTTTCTATCCTCCCGATCGAATCGTTTCCCGTCAACTATTTGACCCCGCAACGGGATCTTTGCTCACAATATGGAGGCCGCGAAAGAGACTGTTGAGGCCGTGGCCGAGGGCGTCAAGAACGTCGCCATTGGCAGCAGCGAGGGCAAGAAGCCTGCTggcgaggccaagaagggtggtgccaaaaaggaaaagaagcctGCCGCAGGCTCAGCAGACACGGGACCCCTCGAGCTCGACCCGCCACCGTCATTCCTGAAGGACCGTCTGGACTTGTTTGAGCGTCTGAGGAAGGAGTACGACGATGAGGTAGCACAGAAGCCGCGCGAGCCCATCACGATCACCATGCCAGACGGCAGCATCAAGAACGGTACCGCTTGGGAGACGACACCTGCCGACATCGCCAAGGGCATCTCAAACAGCTTATTCAAGCGCACCGTCGTTGCGCGCTTGGATGGCGACAAGGAGCAGCTTTGGGATCTTGAGAGGCCATTGGAGAGGAGCTGCAAGCTCGAGCTTCTTGACTTTAGCGATCCCCAGGGACAGTTTGTGTTCTGGCACTCGAGCGCCCATATTCTGGGAGAGGCTGCCGAGAGGCGATTTGGATGCAGCCTGTGCATCGGTCCCCCAGTGGACAATGGGTTCTACTACGAGATGGCACTCCCAGACGGTGCTGCCGTCCAGTCTTCTGATTGGAAGCCCCTGGAGACATTGGTTTCCAAGATCGTCAAGGAAAAGCAGAAGTTCGAGAGGTTGGTCCTGAGCAAGGAGGACTTGCTGGAGATGTTCAAGTACAACAAATACAAGCAACACATTATCAAGGACAAGATCGCCGATGGCACAAAGACTACAGTCTACCGCAACGGTCCCCTGATTGATCTTTGCAGAGGACCCCATGTCCCCGACACCGGCAGGATCGAGGCCTTTGCTATCATGAAGAACTCTGCAAGTTACTTCCTCGGTGACAAGGACAACGACTCGCTGCAGAGAATCTACGGTGTCAGTTTCCCCACCAAGAAGCAGCTTACTGAATACCAAAAGTTCCTGGAGGAGGCTGCAAAACGTGACCATCGCCGCATCGGCAAGGATCAAgagcttttcttcttccacgACTACAGCCCTGGCTCTGCGATGTGGCTGCCCCACGGAACAAGGATTTACAACACGCTTCTTTCATATATCCGGGAGATCTACTGGGAGAAGAACTACGAGGAGGTTATTACCCCCAACATTTACAACGCAGATTTGTGGAAGCAATCAGGACACTGGCAATTCTACAAGGATGACATGTTTGTCATCAAGGACGAGAAGGATACTTTTGGTCTCAAGCCCATGAACTGCCCTGGACACGCCCTCATGTTTGCTCACCGCGAGCGATCGCACCGTGAGCTGCCATGGCGCGTTGCTGACTTTGGTGTGCTTCACCGTAACGAGGCCTCGGGAGCACTCTCGGGACTCACCCGTGTGCGCCGATTCCAGCAGGACGATGCGCACATCTTCTGTCGTGAAGATCAGATCAAGGACGAGATTCTTGACCTTTTCGACTTTTTGCGAAAGATGTACACCGTCATGGGTCTTACTTTCAAGCTGAGGCTTTCGACTCGCCCCGAGAAGTACATGGGTGCCATCGAGACGTGGGACAAGGCTGAGGAATCACTCCGCCAGGCTCTGGATGAATTTGCCGCGTCAGAGGGTGGTGTCGCTTGGGAGCTGAACGCGGGCGACGGTGCTTTCTACGGACCTGTGAGTTTGACAGTTTCAGCTACTTTTGTAACCCTGCTGAAGATACTGACGTTTGAACTAGAAAATCGACATTGCCATCATGGACTGTCTCAACCGAGAGTGGCAATGCGCCACCATTCAACTGGACTTTGTACAACCGCAAAACTTCAACTTGGAGTACATGGCGGGTGAGGACGCTGCCGAGACCAAGGCTAAGGCCGAGGGAGCCAAGATCACTGCACCAAAGGTCAAGGTCAAAGACCCCCAGGCTATCATCGACtcggctgccgctgcccgaGGCGAGACCGTTGTCGAGCCTGCAGGTGTCGAAGGCgacaagaaggagaaggagaaagTCATCAAGAAACTGTCGCCCGGATGTGCCCGTCCTGTCATGATTCACCGTGCTATGGCTGGCTCCATCGAGCGCTTCACTGGTATTCTCTGTGAGCACTACGCCGGCAAGTGGCCTCTGTGGCTGTCACCGCGTCAGATTCTCGTGGTCCCTGTCGGCAAGGGCTTCTACGACTACGCCGAGGAAGTCAGGTCTATCTTCAAGAAAGCCAAGATGTTTGTTGATGTTGACACATCTGGAAACGTGAGTATCCTATGCTCGGTAATGCGTAGTGTAGCAAGTATGACAAGCTGACGTGATATTGTGGCATAGACCCTTATGAAGAAGATCCGTACCGGCCAGCTGGCCCAGTACAACTTTATCTTTGGTAAGTGCAAACGCAtttatcctttttttgggAGAGCCGCAATAAAAAGGAGGCTGATACTAACTGGCTATTTCGCTGTAGTTGTCGGAGCTGAGGAAATGAACGGCAGGCAAGTCAACGTCCGTAACCGGGACGACCCCGCTACACAGGACCGTGGTCAACCGATCGCATTGGAGGAGGCTCTGGAGAAGCTCGCCAAGCTGAGGGACGACAAGGGGACTTATAACCCCTTTCCCAAGGCAGCagccgagaagaaggagacgGCTCCTGCTGCTTAGGTGAGATGTAGTGTGACTATCGGCGTTATATTGTCATGTACCACTGTTCAGGAGTCTTAAAATAGGAGAAATACCCAAAAAGACACAAATCCACACTCAGGGCTCATTGTCACAGTGATGTGTCACCCCAAAAGCCCTGCTGCCAGCCTTGCGAATAGAATCATGCCAATAATATTTGATTAGGCGTCCTTGATGTGTCTATCGAACTGATGAAGGCCgttatgaaaaaaaaaactgtttGCTTTGGTGGGGAACAGTGTGTGAAGAGGGCGTGAAATCTAAAATCATTATCCATCGCCGTCATTATGAAGCCGTGTTGCTAACCCATATTCTGCTAAACTCCAACTGCTTAATCACTCGATTCGGTAATGGTAtttcaaaaagaaaagtggttcaaataagcaaaaaaagagattcGTCAACAAAACAGCCACGAACTCTTCAGTCCCCTCCCTGCCTTTTCCCTGAACTAACCCCACCTAACGTGACGGGGAAAATGAGCAAATGGCTCTTTTTCATTCCGTAAATGtaaaaaaaggacaaaaaaTCAAGGCTTGGGGATATGGATAGTCTTGCTCGTCATGCAGCAGCCGTGCAGGATGAAGACGGCAATGATGGGGTGAAACTCGAACTGGGTGCCGGCGAGCCAAAGGCCCCCggggatggcgtcgtggatGGCACCTGAGCGGACCCAGTAGGCCATGAGCCCGTCGAGGGCCAGACTGGTCGGGATCGGAGTGCCCTCAAAGTAGGCGGCCTTGCCCGTGGCGTCCTTGGGTATGTCGTCCGTCGTCACGTTGAAGCGGGCCAGGCGCGTCAGACCGCAGAGCACGTAAAAGGCCAGGCCGAGGTGGTCGAGCGGCGTGCGCATGCCGATGGCGAAGGCGACGACGGCCGGGGCGACGCCAAATGAGATCTGCGTGAGTGAGCGGTTGAGGTTTTTGATCAGTCACATGGGATCTCTCccttgttcttttctttgttcctTGGTTTCGCAAGCCACCCCGTCATCCACCAAACCAACTTACCAGGTCTGCAAGAGAGTCGAGCTGCGCGCCCATTAGGCTGGTCTTTTTGCGCCAGCGGGCGACCTTGCCGTCCATAAAGTCGAAGAAAAGTCCAAAGGGAAGGAAGGCCAGGGCGGCGTAGGCGTTGCTCTTGTCGCTCGGGTCGCCTAGGCAGTAGCGCATCGAGGAGAATATGGACATGATGCCGCACAGGCCGTTGAGCGCCGTGATGTAGTCGGCCATGTGCAGGGCGCGCACCAGCGAGAAGTGGCCGACGTCGGCCGAGAGGAGCTTCTTTTGCTTGTCATAGCCTGTTGGTTGCTGGCGAGTCAGTATATATTTCTTTCCTTGGCTGTATGCTATGAACGGGGTCTCCTAAAGCAGAGAAATGGTCCATACCGGGCTTGTCGCTGGCACTGTCCCTAGTATCGCTGCCGACGGTGGCCAGGCTGCTGGTTCTCTTGGACATGGTGAAACGTGAGGTTGCAGACGTCTCCAGTTGGTATGGATCTTTTGTGGTGTCGTCAAGGGTCTGGGGCGGTGATGTAAAGAAAGGAGGTAGCCTTGAAGAGATTTAAGGCAGCTTGTCGAAAGTTGGAATGGCGTAGAACAACGCTGTCAGCAGGCGACTTGACTTGTGAAGGGATGAAAAGAAAGCGATTAGTTCAGTCGCAACGGTAAGTATTTGAGGGTTGTCTGCAGTGTATAGTATTGTTGACGTCGCAGGCCAAGGCGGTAAAGGTAAAGCTAGCTCAGAAGGAAGCTTTTCTGATCACAAGCAGGAAAACAATGCAGGGGTCCAAAAGAAATGCCGTCATGACCCAACCCCAAATGTCAGCCAAGTCAGCCAAGACGTCCCCGCAGTCGGTTTTTACCGTATTCGTGCAGTCAGTTTAGACCCAGTTGCAGTCACGTGCATGGTCTCCAATGCCTACTAACAATCAGACTGCTACTGTACTTGAGATCAGTTCAGTTAATACTTGATAGTCTAGTTCTAAGTTGAGAAACAGCAACACCATGGCAGGCAGCTATAATATCTAACGTTTAAATGTAAACATCAACAGAAAAAAGTGCCCTTGAACTCCCACACCAATCTGAAAGTGCAGATGATGTGATTATGACTAATGAAAAAACATCTCATATCATGCTCATGTAAATGCATTCTCATTATATACACTCTAAAACGCCTGCTTGCTAATGATGAACAGCCttaaaaagaaggaaaaaaaaaacaaatagaACTCTCGTCTTCTTAATCACGAGAATAAACAAGAAAATAAGAACACACTGTGCAACATGACTGATATCATAACAAAACACTGGCCACTGTTACATTCCCATTCTTCATGATCAATGTGAAATGTACTGAAAGACGGCGCTGACTTCAGTCTCTCCACATTCTTGCCTCAACAGCAGATCCTGGATAGGTTTAAGACCCTCGTTGTTGAAATGGTTCCAAGTACTGGTGTCTCCATACAGCATAGCAGGAGCCTTGATGTACTGTTTCCCATCAGGTTTGCAACGCTTGCACTTGAAGGTGTCGTGCGTGTCGGAGCGCGTGTTGCCCCGGTACTGGAAGAGCTCCTTGAGGCTGTCAAGCGAGAAGTGACGCTCCACGTCTTCCGCCGAGTCGACCACACATGATGACAGTGACTGTTTGTGACTTTGGCGCTGAAAAATCTTCTCCTCGATGCTGCCAGTCGCGATGAAACGGTACACGAAGCAATCCTTCTTCTGCCCATCTCGCCAAACTCTTGCAAGTGCCTGCTGATCGGCAGCAGGATTCCAATCGGGGTCAAAAAGCACAAGCCGGTTCGCTCCGATCAAGTTCAAACCGCAGCCTCCAGCTTTGGAGCTCAGCAAGAAGACAAACTCGCTACCTTCCGGATCGTTGAATTTGTCAACCAGCTTCTGGCGCTTCGTCACGTTCATcgtgccgtcgagccggAGGCTACCATAGCCGCGGTTGCGACACAACCGCTCGAACAGGTCAAGAGTCGACGTGTAGTTGCTGATGAGCACTATCTTGTCATTCGTGTCGGCTCGAATGCGTGCCAGCATACGATCGAGCACCTGCATCTTGCCGCTGTACCACGGCTTGATTTCTCTATCGCGGCCGCGTGATTCCTTGGGAACATAGTCTGAGGGCCAATGTGCCTCGGAACCCGGCAAGTCATCCGACAGGTTGAGTAGGTCAGGGTGGTTACATAGCTTCTTGAGTATGCCGATGGCCTTGAGAGGCTGGCTACCCTTCCCACGCAAAAGTGCCTGAATATCCGGCGATGTGATAAAATAGTTGTACAAGTCGAGCTGGAAAGGTGCCAGGTTGCAGAAAACGACGTGTTCGTACTTGACTGGCAGATACTTTGACAAGATGTCATTGGTACGTCTGATGATGAACTTGTTCACGAGAGCGAGCAGCTCTTTCAGACATTCGTCTCCCTTCACTCGCTCCTTCTCTGACGCATCGGCATCTCGGCCTCGAAGGATCGGCAGCTCAAATCGCTTTCTGAACTCGAGTCTTGTGCCCAGCAAATCTGGATTCGCAAAGCTGATCAGGGAGAAGTACTCTGACAAATCGTTCTGGATAGGTGTGCCGGAAAGAATAACGCGCCGTGATACGTTCAAGTTATTGAGAGCAGTAAATGTCTGACTGTCGCCGTTTTTCAAGCGGTGGCCTTCGTCGCATAGCATCAGTCCAATCTTGGTGTGCTTCAACTCTTCGACATTGAGTCGCAGGGTTTCGTATGAAACGATGATCACAGGTCTGGTGACAGCACGACCACTACTAATGGCCCATTG from Pyricularia oryzae 70-15 chromosome 4, whole genome shotgun sequence includes these protein-coding regions:
- a CDS encoding threonyl-tRNA synthetase, producing the protein MEAAKETVEAVAEGVKNVAIGSSEGKKPAGEAKKGGAKKEKKPAAGSADTGPLELDPPPSFLKDRLDLFERLRKEYDDEVAQKPREPITITMPDGSIKNGTAWETTPADIAKGISNSLFKRTVVARLDGDKEQLWDLERPLERSCKLELLDFSDPQGQFVFWHSSAHILGEAAERRFGCSLCIGPPVDNGFYYEMALPDGAAVQSSDWKPLETLVSKIVKEKQKFERLVLSKEDLLEMFKYNKYKQHIIKDKIADGTKTTVYRNGPLIDLCRGPHVPDTGRIEAFAIMKNSASYFLGDKDNDSLQRIYGVSFPTKKQLTEYQKFLEEAAKRDHRRIGKDQELFFFHDYSPGSAMWLPHGTRIYNTLLSYIREIYWEKNYEEVITPNIYNADLWKQSGHWQFYKDDMFVIKDEKDTFGLKPMNCPGHALMFAHRERSHRELPWRVADFGVLHRNEASGALSGLTRVRRFQQDDAHIFCREDQIKDEILDLFDFLRKMYTVMGLTFKLRLSTRPEKYMGAIETWDKAEESLRQALDEFAASEGGVAWELNAGDGAFYGPKIDIAIMDCLNREWQCATIQLDFVQPQNFNLEYMAGEDAAETKAKAEGAKITAPKVKVKDPQAIIDSAAAARGETVVEPAGVEGDKKEKEKVIKKLSPGCARPVMIHRAMAGSIERFTGILCEHYAGKWPLWLSPRQILVVPVGKGFYDYAEEVRSIFKKAKMFVDVDTSGNTLMKKIRTGQLAQYNFIFVVGAEEMNGRQVNVRNRDDPATQDRGQPIALEEALEKLAKLRDDKGTYNPFPKAAAEKKETAPAA
- a CDS encoding CDP-diacylglycerol-serine O-phosphatidyltransferase — protein: MSKRTSSLATVGSDTRDSASDKPGYDKQKKLLSADVGHFSLVRALHMADYITALNGLCGIMSIFSSMRYCLGDPSDKSNAYAALAFLPFGLFFDFMDGKVARWRKKTSLMGAQLDSLADLISFGVAPAVVAFAIGMRTPLDHLGLAFYVLCGLTRLARFNVTTDDIPKDATGKAAYFEGTPIPTSLALDGLMAYWVRSGAIHDAIPGGLWLAGTQFEFHPIIAVFILHGCCMTSKTIHIPKP
- a CDS encoding DNA repair protein rhp54, which gives rise to MTVGTATPSANKENAPRSRFPTPQSLEKLHKPFKCPGSATRRPEADRPARKRRKVDYKGADGADDTGESYTSIERLALANRDVNKYPVFKPKDKDTIFRKSFVVPLVNKNVASYNPNRPPPTLGLRQGAVFVAKALHDPSGEFAIVLYDPTVDDRPKEPEKPVEEPDKPSPSQEKLDAPLVHKSLAEILGIKKKVEGEHPRVPVVIDPRLAKVLRPHQIEGVKFMYRCVTGMIDEKANGCIMADEMGLGKTLQCITLLWTLLKQSPEAGKPAIQKAIVACPSSLVRNWANELVKWLGADAITPFAIDGKASKEELTRQLRQWAISSGRAVTRPVIIVSYETLRLNVEELKHTKIGLMLCDEGHRLKNGDSQTFTALNNLNVSRRVILSGTPIQNDLSEYFSLISFANPDLLGTRLEFRKRFELPILRGRDADASEKERVKGDECLKELLALVNKFIIRRTNDILSKYLPVKYEHVVFCNLAPFQLDLYNYFITSPDIQALLRGKGSQPLKAIGILKKLCNHPDLLNLSDDLPGSEAHWPSDYVPKESRGRDREIKPWYSGKMQVLDRMLARIRADTNDKIVLISNYTSTLDLFERLCRNRGYGSLRLDGTMNVTKRQKLVDKFNDPEGSEFVFLLSSKAGGCGLNLIGANRLVLFDPDWNPAADQQALARVWRDGQKKDCFVYRFIATGSIEEKIFQRQSHKQSLSSCVVDSAEDVERHFSLDSLKELFQYRGNTRSDTHDTFKCKRCKPDGKQYIKAPAMLYGDTSTWNHFNNEGLKPIQDLLLRQECGETEVSAVFQYISH